A stretch of the Streptomyces venezuelae genome encodes the following:
- a CDS encoding helix-turn-helix domain-containing protein — translation MGTEARFAEFHYRYGRWEQALAAAGRAEAWRTSDAWLPVAVRGLRALILAHRDRPAAARRELGRLSRQAVELPSARGHSCWVLLARSRLAERDGRPAEALAALLPALSAAVAVAAPADRHEVLPEIVRLALETGDTATARRAVAACEELAAGFPASPGPATAVLRCRGLFGQDPVLLGRAVERAERAARPLPLARSLEELAVALAWHGELVAARAALARAVGRYEALGAAGDIALADARLRRLGVRRSSRSARRNAANGWEALTPAELRVALLVAEGRSNPEIAAELLLSRRTVQTHVSHILGKLQVRSRTQVAAQAASRAAAGGP, via the coding sequence ATGGGCACGGAGGCCCGGTTCGCCGAGTTCCACTACCGGTACGGCCGGTGGGAGCAGGCGCTGGCGGCGGCGGGCCGGGCCGAGGCCTGGCGGACCTCCGATGCCTGGCTGCCGGTGGCGGTCCGCGGGCTGCGCGCGCTGATCCTGGCCCACCGGGACCGGCCGGCGGCGGCCCGGCGGGAGCTGGGGCGGCTGTCCCGGCAGGCCGTGGAGCTGCCGTCGGCGCGCGGGCACTCCTGCTGGGTGCTGCTGGCGCGGTCGAGGCTGGCCGAGCGGGACGGCCGGCCGGCGGAGGCGCTGGCGGCGCTGCTGCCCGCCCTGTCCGCGGCGGTGGCGGTGGCGGCGCCCGCGGACCGGCACGAGGTGCTGCCGGAGATCGTCCGGCTGGCCCTTGAGACCGGGGACACCGCGACGGCCCGTCGGGCGGTGGCCGCGTGCGAGGAGCTGGCGGCCGGGTTCCCCGCGTCTCCCGGTCCGGCGACCGCGGTCCTGCGCTGCCGGGGCCTGTTCGGGCAGGATCCCGTGCTGCTGGGCCGGGCGGTGGAGCGGGCGGAGCGCGCGGCGCGCCCGCTGCCGCTGGCGCGTTCCCTGGAGGAGCTGGCGGTGGCGCTGGCCTGGCACGGCGAGCTGGTGGCCGCGCGGGCGGCGCTGGCCCGGGCCGTCGGCCGGTACGAGGCGCTGGGCGCGGCCGGGGACATCGCCCTGGCCGATGCCCGGCTGCGCCGGCTGGGGGTGCGGCGGAGCAGCCGCAGTGCCCGCCGGAACGCGGCGAACGGCTGGGAGGCGCTGACCCCGGCCGAGTTGCGGGTCGCGCTGCTGGTGGCGGAGGGGCGTTCCAACCCGGAGATCGCCGCGGAGCTGCTGCTGTCGCGCCGGACCGTGCAGACCCATGTGTCGCACATCCTGGGCAAGTTGCAGGTCCGTTCGCGCACCCAGGTGGCGGCTCAGGCGGCGAGCCGGGCGGCGGCCGGGGGGCCGTAG
- a CDS encoding sensor histidine kinase, with translation MTGGAVAGPAVAGALACIALALGFWLGRWQTRRAGRAGGGLDLGTPVERATFHTLHTASLAAPPLRAGLTEDAARKAARRLRSLLGTEALCLTDRESVLAWDGPGADHHQRRAMQRVGQMLASGRSASVRTECQRPDCPLKWAVIAPLTGEDGMLGALVAYGSRESAVLVRAATEVARWVSVQLELSELDRSRTRLMEAEIKALRAQISPHFIFNSLAAIASFVRTDPERARELLLEFADFTRYSFRRHGEFTTLAEELRSIEQYLALAGARFGDRLKVTLQVAPEVLPVTLPFLCLQPLVENAVKHGVEDSTGTCRIAIVARDAGSEALLTIEDNGVGMDPQLLRRILAGEQSGSSSGVGLPNVDERLRQVYGDGHGLVIETGVGAGMKITVRIPKYRAGVHS, from the coding sequence GTGACGGGCGGGGCGGTCGCCGGGCCGGCGGTGGCCGGTGCCCTGGCGTGTATCGCCCTGGCGCTGGGGTTCTGGCTGGGCCGGTGGCAGACCCGGCGGGCCGGCCGGGCCGGCGGCGGCCTGGACCTGGGCACGCCGGTGGAGCGGGCGACGTTCCACACCCTGCACACGGCCTCGCTGGCCGCTCCCCCGCTGCGGGCCGGGCTGACCGAGGACGCGGCCCGCAAGGCGGCCCGGCGGCTGCGGTCGCTGCTGGGCACGGAGGCGCTGTGCCTGACCGACCGGGAATCGGTGCTGGCCTGGGACGGGCCGGGGGCCGACCACCACCAGCGGCGGGCCATGCAGCGGGTGGGCCAGATGCTGGCCTCGGGGCGCAGTGCGAGCGTACGGACCGAGTGCCAGCGGCCCGACTGCCCGCTGAAGTGGGCCGTGATCGCGCCGCTGACCGGGGAGGACGGCATGCTCGGCGCGCTGGTGGCCTACGGCTCGCGGGAGTCGGCGGTGCTGGTGCGGGCCGCGACGGAGGTGGCCCGCTGGGTCTCGGTGCAGCTGGAGCTGTCGGAGCTGGACCGGTCGCGGACCCGGCTGATGGAGGCGGAGATCAAGGCGCTGCGGGCGCAGATATCCCCGCACTTCATCTTCAACTCCCTGGCCGCCATTGCCTCGTTCGTCCGGACCGATCCGGAGCGGGCCCGGGAACTGCTGCTGGAATTCGCGGACTTCACCCGCTACTCGTTCCGCCGGCACGGGGAGTTCACCACGCTCGCCGAGGAGCTGCGGTCCATCGAGCAGTATCTGGCCCTGGCCGGGGCCCGGTTCGGGGACCGGCTGAAGGTGACCCTCCAGGTGGCCCCGGAGGTGCTGCCGGTGACGCTGCCCTTCCTGTGCCTGCAACCACTGGTGGAGAACGCGGTCAAGCACGGGGTGGAGGACTCCACCGGCACCTGCCGGATCGCCATCGTGGCCCGGGACGCGGGCTCGGAGGCGCTGCTGACGATCGAGGACAACGGGGTGGGGATGGACCCGCAGCTGCTGCGGCGGATCCTGGCCGGGGAGCAGAGCGGGTCCTCGTCGGGGGTCGGACTGCCCAATGTCGACGAGCGGCTGCGGCAAGTGTACGGGGACGGCCACGGCCTGGTCATCGAGACGGGGGTCGGAGCCGGCATGAAGATCACCGTGCGGATCCCCAAGTACCGGGCGGGCGTGCACTCCTAG
- a CDS encoding cation acetate symporter, with product MNQTYALTAVTVVVLATVLVGALGLRISRTTSDFYVASRTVGPRLNAAAISGEYLSAASFLGIAGLVMLQGPELLWYPVGYTAGYLVLLVLVAAPLRRSGAYTLPDFAEARLESLAVRRIAVLFVLGVGWLYLLPQLQGAGLTLQILTGAPDWVGGVVVAFVVSAAVAAGGMRSITFVQAFQYWLKLTALLVPAFFLIAAWAGDGAPRARFDAEAVFRERTAVTLAEDVRMSLAAPLTLTVSGQIDGRAYRAQPVTLGTGEHEVRAQTELVFLPDSPVPDTRSGADEKVSGWSQPLSGEQDGYRLYATYGLILATFLGTMGLPHVAVRFYTSPNGRAARRTTLVVLGLVGAFYLLPPVYGALGRIYAPELALTGAADAAVLVLPERMLGGLPGDLLGALLAGGAFAAFLSTASGLTMAVAGVLHQDVLPSRGVGMFRLAVPVAMAVPLAGSFAARAVPVADAVGLAFAVSASSFCPLLVLGIWWRGLTPPGAVAGLLTGGGAALSAVLTTRAGLAPAGWVHTLLAWPAVWSVPLGFLTMVVVSLATRGRIPRNAAATVARLHLPEDVAGHPAAAPVAGPAAGGPVAGPATGSAAGSGGAR from the coding sequence GTGAACCAGACGTACGCGCTGACCGCGGTCACCGTCGTCGTCCTGGCCACCGTGCTGGTGGGGGCGCTCGGGCTGCGCATCTCGCGGACCACCTCCGACTTCTACGTCGCCTCGCGCACGGTGGGGCCCCGGCTGAACGCGGCGGCGATCAGCGGGGAGTACCTGTCCGCCGCCTCCTTCCTCGGCATCGCCGGGCTGGTGATGCTCCAGGGGCCGGAGCTCCTCTGGTACCCGGTGGGGTACACCGCCGGGTATCTGGTGCTGCTGGTGCTGGTGGCGGCGCCGCTGCGGCGCTCGGGGGCGTACACGCTGCCCGATTTCGCCGAGGCGCGCCTGGAGTCGCTCGCAGTCCGACGGATCGCCGTGCTGTTCGTGCTCGGGGTGGGCTGGCTGTACCTGCTGCCCCAGTTGCAGGGCGCCGGGCTGACCCTGCAGATCCTGACGGGCGCACCGGACTGGGTGGGCGGGGTGGTGGTCGCGTTCGTGGTGTCGGCGGCGGTGGCGGCCGGCGGGATGCGCAGCATCACCTTCGTCCAGGCCTTCCAGTACTGGCTGAAGCTGACCGCGCTGCTGGTGCCCGCCTTCTTCCTGATCGCCGCCTGGGCCGGGGACGGCGCGCCGCGGGCCCGGTTCGACGCGGAGGCGGTGTTCCGCGAGCGCACCGCCGTCACCCTCGCCGAGGACGTCCGGATGTCCCTGGCGGCGCCGCTGACGCTGACCGTCAGCGGGCAGATCGACGGGCGGGCGTACCGGGCGCAGCCGGTGACGCTGGGGACCGGAGAGCACGAGGTACGGGCGCAGACGGAGCTGGTGTTCCTGCCGGACTCCCCTGTTCCGGACACCCGGTCGGGCGCGGACGAGAAGGTCTCCGGGTGGTCGCAGCCGCTGTCCGGGGAGCAGGACGGGTACCGGCTGTACGCCACGTACGGGCTGATCCTCGCGACCTTCCTCGGCACCATGGGGCTGCCGCATGTCGCGGTCCGCTTCTACACCAGCCCCAACGGGCGGGCGGCGCGGCGGACCACCCTGGTGGTGCTGGGGCTGGTCGGTGCGTTCTACCTGCTGCCCCCGGTGTACGGGGCGCTGGGCCGGATCTACGCCCCGGAGCTGGCGCTGACCGGGGCCGCCGACGCGGCGGTGCTGGTGCTGCCGGAGCGGATGCTCGGCGGGCTGCCGGGCGATCTGCTGGGGGCGCTGCTGGCGGGCGGGGCGTTCGCCGCGTTCCTGTCGACCGCCTCGGGGCTGACGATGGCGGTGGCCGGGGTGCTGCACCAGGACGTGCTGCCCTCGCGCGGGGTGGGGATGTTCCGGCTGGCGGTGCCGGTGGCCATGGCGGTGCCGCTGGCCGGGAGCTTCGCGGCACGGGCGGTGCCAGTGGCGGATGCGGTCGGGCTGGCGTTCGCGGTGTCCGCGTCCTCGTTCTGTCCACTGCTGGTGCTGGGCATCTGGTGGCGCGGGCTGACCCCGCCGGGGGCGGTGGCCGGTCTGCTCACCGGTGGCGGGGCGGCGTTGAGCGCGGTGCTGACGACCCGGGCCGGGCTGGCTCCGGCGGGCTGGGTGCACACGCTGCTGGCCTGGCCGGCCGTCTGGTCGGTGCCGCTGGGCTTCCTGACGATGGTCGTGGTGTCGCTGGCGACCCGCGGGCGGATCCCGCGGAACGCGGCGGCCACGGTGGCCCGGCTGCATCTGCCGGAGGACGTGGCCGGACATCCTGCGGCGGCTCCGGTGGCCGGCCCGGCGGCGGGCGGTCCGGTGGCCGGTCCGGCAACGGGTTCGGCGGCCGGGTCGGGGGGTGCGCGGTGA
- a CDS encoding sigma-70 family RNA polymerase sigma factor — protein sequence MTTTLARRTDERALAHLQREHGRALYGFLLGLTYGDRQRAEDLVQETLVRAWTHPEALESDHASMRPWLFTVGRRLAIDARRARLVRPAEVGPEVLEQAPQHEDGSERSVAALDVREALRTLSPEHRDVLVQIYFRGASVCEAAEALGIPAGTVKSRTYYALRALKAVMPGYGPPAAARLAA from the coding sequence GTGACCACGACACTTGCGCGCCGCACCGACGAACGAGCCCTCGCCCACCTCCAGCGCGAGCACGGACGCGCCCTCTACGGTTTCCTGCTCGGCCTCACCTACGGCGACCGGCAGCGCGCCGAGGACCTGGTGCAGGAGACCCTGGTACGGGCCTGGACGCACCCGGAGGCCCTGGAGAGCGACCACGCCTCCATGCGGCCCTGGCTGTTCACCGTGGGCCGCCGCCTCGCCATCGACGCCCGCCGCGCCAGACTGGTGCGCCCCGCCGAGGTCGGACCCGAGGTCCTCGAACAGGCCCCGCAGCACGAGGACGGCTCCGAGAGGTCCGTCGCCGCCCTCGACGTCCGCGAGGCGCTGCGCACCCTCAGCCCCGAACACCGCGACGTGCTGGTGCAGATCTACTTCCGCGGCGCCTCGGTCTGCGAAGCCGCCGAAGCCCTCGGCATCCCGGCGGGCACCGTCAAATCCCGTACGTACTACGCCCTGCGCGCCCTCAAGGCCGTCATGCCCGGCTACGGCCCCCCGGCCGCCGCCCGGCTCGCCGCCTGA
- a CDS encoding GuaB1 family IMP dehydrogenase-related protein: MRFLNDLKPPYDLTYDDVFMVPSRSAVGSRQGVDLSSPDGTGTTIPLVVANMTAIAGRRMAETVARRGGLVVIPQDIPIDVVTDVISWVKTRHLVLDTPITLAPTQTVADALSLLPKRAHGAGVVVDADQRPIGVVTEHDLSGVDRFTQLSEVMSKELLLLDAGIDPREAFNKLDAGHRKLAPAVDADGRLVGILTRKGALRATLYTPAVDANGSLRIAAAIGINGDFVAKAKQLLDAGVDTLVIDTAHGHQESMINAIKAVRALDPQVPLVAGNIVAAEGVKDLIEAGADIIKVGVGPGAMCTTRMMTGVGRPQFSAVLECAAEAKKYGKHVWADGGVRHPRDVAMALAAGASNVMIGSWFAGTYESPGDLQQSAEGHLYKESFGMASARAVQNRTSEESAYDRARKGLFEEGISTSRMFLDPARPGVEDLIDSIIAGVRSSCTYAGAGSLAEFEEKAVVGIQSAAGYAEGKPLHASWS; encoded by the coding sequence GTGCGTTTCCTCAATGACCTGAAGCCGCCGTACGACCTCACGTACGACGACGTATTCATGGTGCCGAGCCGCTCCGCGGTGGGTTCCCGCCAGGGCGTCGACCTCTCCTCGCCCGACGGCACCGGGACGACCATCCCCCTCGTCGTCGCGAACATGACCGCCATCGCCGGCCGCCGGATGGCCGAGACCGTCGCCCGCCGCGGCGGCCTCGTCGTCATCCCGCAGGACATCCCGATCGATGTCGTCACCGATGTCATCTCCTGGGTGAAGACCCGCCACCTCGTGCTCGACACGCCGATCACGCTGGCGCCCACCCAGACCGTCGCCGACGCGCTGTCCCTGCTGCCCAAGCGCGCGCACGGCGCCGGCGTCGTCGTCGACGCCGACCAGCGGCCGATCGGCGTGGTCACCGAGCACGACCTGTCCGGCGTGGACCGCTTCACCCAGCTCTCCGAGGTCATGTCCAAGGAGCTGCTGCTCCTCGACGCCGGAATCGACCCCCGCGAGGCCTTCAACAAGCTCGACGCCGGCCACCGCAAGCTGGCCCCCGCGGTCGACGCCGACGGCCGCCTCGTCGGCATCCTGACCCGCAAGGGCGCGCTCCGCGCGACCCTCTACACCCCGGCCGTCGACGCCAACGGCTCGCTGCGCATCGCCGCCGCCATCGGCATCAACGGCGACTTCGTGGCCAAGGCCAAGCAGCTGCTCGACGCGGGCGTGGACACGCTCGTCATCGACACCGCGCACGGCCACCAGGAATCGATGATCAACGCGATCAAGGCGGTCCGCGCCCTGGACCCGCAGGTCCCGCTGGTGGCCGGCAACATCGTCGCCGCCGAGGGCGTCAAGGACCTCATCGAGGCCGGCGCCGACATCATCAAGGTCGGTGTGGGCCCCGGCGCCATGTGCACCACCCGCATGATGACCGGTGTGGGCCGCCCGCAGTTCTCCGCGGTGCTGGAGTGCGCCGCCGAGGCCAAGAAGTACGGCAAGCACGTGTGGGCCGACGGCGGCGTCCGCCACCCGCGCGACGTGGCCATGGCCCTGGCCGCCGGCGCCTCCAACGTGATGATCGGCTCCTGGTTCGCCGGGACCTACGAGTCCCCGGGCGACCTCCAGCAGTCCGCCGAGGGCCACCTGTACAAGGAGTCCTTCGGCATGGCCTCGGCCCGTGCCGTCCAGAACCGCACCAGCGAGGAGTCGGCCTACGACCGGGCCCGCAAGGGCCTGTTCGAGGAGGGCATCTCCACCTCGCGGATGTTCCTCGACCCGGCCCGCCCGGGCGTCGAGGACCTGATCGACTCGATCATCGCCGGTGTCCGCTCCTCCTGCACCTACGCCGGTGCCGGCTCCCTCGCGGAGTTCGAGGAGAAGGCCGTCGTGGGCATCCAGTCCGCCGCCGGCTACGCCGAGGGCAAGCCGCTCCACGCCAGCTGGAGCTAG
- a CDS encoding LytR/AlgR family response regulator transcription factor gives MLRVLAVDDEKPLLEELLYLLRSDPRVHSAEGASDATGALRRITRALEGGPEGADGIDVVFLDIHMAGLTGLDIARLLAGFARPPLIVFVTAHEGFAVQAFDLKAVDYVLKPVRPERLAEAVRRVCAQLGRTQEAVESTADRADRADRAEWGHRALHPAPVPRRPGPEVTIADRTPDQIAVELGGVTRFVAIADIAYVEAQGDYARLYTDEGSHLVRIPLSTLEERWAARGFVRIHRRHLVALGRIDELRLDAGTTSVRVGSAELQVSRRHARELRELLMRQATG, from the coding sequence ATGCTGCGCGTACTGGCCGTAGACGACGAGAAGCCGCTTCTGGAGGAACTCCTCTACCTGCTGCGCTCCGATCCACGGGTGCACAGTGCGGAGGGCGCCTCCGACGCCACCGGGGCCCTGCGCCGGATCACCCGGGCGCTGGAGGGCGGGCCCGAGGGGGCCGACGGCATCGACGTCGTCTTCCTGGACATCCACATGGCGGGCCTGACCGGGCTGGACATCGCCCGGCTGCTGGCCGGGTTCGCCCGGCCGCCGCTGATCGTGTTCGTCACCGCCCACGAGGGGTTCGCCGTCCAGGCCTTCGACCTGAAGGCGGTGGACTACGTCCTGAAACCGGTGCGGCCGGAACGGCTGGCCGAGGCGGTGCGCCGGGTCTGTGCGCAGCTCGGCCGGACGCAGGAGGCGGTGGAGAGCACCGCGGACCGAGCGGACCGGGCGGACCGGGCCGAGTGGGGGCACCGGGCCCTGCATCCCGCGCCCGTACCGCGCCGGCCGGGTCCGGAGGTCACGATCGCGGACCGCACCCCGGACCAGATCGCGGTCGAACTGGGCGGGGTGACCCGGTTCGTGGCCATCGCGGACATCGCGTACGTCGAGGCCCAGGGCGACTACGCCCGGCTGTACACCGACGAGGGCAGCCACCTGGTGCGCATTCCGCTGTCCACGCTGGAGGAGCGGTGGGCGGCCCGGGGGTTCGTCCGGATCCACCGCAGGCACCTGGTGGCACTGGGGCGGATCGACGAACTGCGGCTGGACGCGGGCACCACCAGTGTCCGGGTCGGATCGGCGGAACTGCAGGTCAGCCGGCGCCATGCGAGGGAGCTGCGGGAGCTGCTGATGCGGCAGGCCACCGGCTGA